From Meleagris gallopavo isolate NT-WF06-2002-E0010 breed Aviagen turkey brand Nicholas breeding stock unplaced genomic scaffold, Turkey_5.1 ChrUn_random_7180001926450, whole genome shotgun sequence, a single genomic window includes:
- the LOC104916646 gene encoding histone H2B 1/2/3/4/6 — MPEPAKSAPAPKKGSKKAVTKTQKKGDKKRKKSRKESYSIYVYKVLKQVHPDTGISSKAMGIMNSFVNDIFERIAGEASRLAHYNKRSTITSREIQTAVRLLLPGELAKHAVSEGTKAVTKYTSSK; from the coding sequence GGGCTCCAAAAAGGCGGTCACCAAGACCCAGAAGAAGGGCGACAAGAAGCGCAAGAAGAGCCGCAAGGAGAGCTACTCGATCTACGTGTACAAGGTGCTGAAGCAGGTGCACCCCGACACGGGCATCTCGTCCAAGGCCATGGGCATCATGAACTCGTTCGTCAACGACATCTTCGAGCGCATCGCCGGCGAGGCGTCGCGCCTGGCGCACTACAACAAGCGCTCGACCATCACGTCGCGGGAGATCCAGACGGCCGTGCGGCTGCTGCTGCCCGGCGAGCTGGCCAAGCACGCGGTGTCGGAGGGCACCAAGGCAGTCACCAAGTACACCAGCTCCAAGTAG